ATaaggataataaaaataaaaacaattaataagaataatcaaaataataaaaataataaaaattgcatatatatatatatatatatatatatatatatatatatatatatatatatatatatataatatatatataatcatgattatatatatatatgcaatttttattatttttattattttgattattcttattaattgtttatatttttattatcctTATCATTCTTActaatttttattacttttattattcttaCTCTACTCttattaaaatttctattatttttattattcttattaattcttattacttttattattctcATTATTCTTATTAGTCCTTATTAgctttattattcttattattcttaccaATTTTTATTAGCTTTAtcattcttattatttttactattcTCATTATTCTTACTAATTCTTActacttttattattactactattctCTTATATTTCTATTCTACTACTATTCTTACTATTCTTAttcatttctattatttttattattcttattattcttaccaatttttattactttcattaATTCTTATTACTTTTACTATTCTCATTATTCTTATCAATTTTTACCACTTTCATTATCACTACTGTCCTTATTATTCTTACCATtcttattacttttattattcttaCTCTATACTtattaatttctattatttttattattcttattaattcttattacttttattattctcATTATTCTTATTAGTTCTTATTAGCTTTATTATCCTTATTATTCTTACCAATTTTTATTAgctttattattcttattattcttaccaATTTTTATTAgctttattattcttattattcttattattcttattagttCTTATTAGCTTTATTGTCCTTATTATTCTTACCAATTTTTATTAGCTTtagtattcttattattcttaccaATTTTTATTAgctttattattcttattatttttactattcTCATTATTCTTACTAATTTTTActacttttattattactactattctTATACTTCTATTCTACCACTATTCTTGCTATTCTtattaatttctattatttttattattcttatcaTTCTTATCAATTCTTATTACTTTTACTATTCTCATTATTCTTATTAATTTCTTActacttttattattactactgttcttattattcttactattcttactaatttttattacctttattattcttactatccttattaatttttattacttttattattcttaCTGTTCTTATTCATTtctattacttttattattccTATTATTCTTATTAATTACTAGTGCATAAATTTCAAATATTTCGTtataaagggtgtcccaaaaatgtctcgcaatccgaaagtaggggattcctgaggtgattcgaagcaactttttccttagcgaaaatgcaatccgcggcttcgtttacgagtcactgacgaaaaacagtgaccaatcagaggcgagatcatttgccgcgaaacggccgagccaatgagcggaaccgggctccgtgcgctcgttggctgggccgccgcgcgccagccgagctcgcctcttattggtcagtgttttttcgttgataactcgtaaacgaagcctcggagaaaattttcgcaaaggaaaaagttgcttccaatgacctcgggaacctcccatttccggattgcgagacattttcgggtcACCTTGTATTTGTTAATTGATTTAGATAGTTGCTCGGTTACCATGGAGAATGAAATTGGGATGTTCTCGACGTTTCAGAATTATAACTGGCGGCAACGAGACTGAAAACGAGGGCAGAAGCGTGAAACACATCACAATTACCGCATCCCCTGTCTATGTGGCGCCGAAAGGTCCGAAACTGCACAAGGGCGAGGCTGTCGACTACTCGTCCGGTTCAAGGTACGAACGAAAAATAGAGAATGTAGGTTTTTATCAGCGAGAAATGCGAATTTCTTCAAATATACCGatcaaataattataacataGATAAATTGGAGAAAAATcggccaactttgaccgacgataactccgcgagaaatctTCGCAGAATGATCATCTTcatctcaaattaaagcttgaaacctgtACTTTAAAACGGTTTTACCGGATTTCAAGTTCGACGCACTCTTGTCGTTGCAATCCCTTTAAATGCGAGCCCATTTTCGTCGcattaaaaattgccaatttTGGGACAATGCACGGACTTCGACAAAATGCACAGACTTTGACAAATTTCATTCCGGGATGCCGTTTACAGGAGAATAAAGTACGATTCCTcctctttaatttgaaaaaagagaaacgaagcagcgattttttttcgcaaagttacagcactttgaagCGACCCATGCATATTTGTCGATAACTCTGTCAAAAGTCGTCGCAGGATGATGATGCAAGGGTCGCTTCAAAGTCCTGTAACTTTGCGTAAAAAAATCGTAGctgcgtttcttttttttcaaattaaagcggaaGGAGCGAACTTTATTCTCCCGTGAACGACATTCCTGAAAAAAATTTCccaaagtccgtgcatttcgtcaaacttgcaAACTTCCGTCAAATTTTCGACATGACCTCTTtcacatggcctcgcatttaaatggCTACAGTGGCGAGGGTACACTAGATATTAAAATCCAGAAGCACTATCTTAAAACGgaggtttcaagcttcaatttaaaaaaaagccgATCATCCTACAATGATTATTCTCAAAGTTATCGTCTCGCAAATTTGGCCAATTTTTTCCAAAGTTTCACACGTACACGTACATTTCTTTCGATTTATTTCGATATATATCGATTCATATCCGTGCTCGCGCGACGGCTACATAAGATCTCCTTCCTTTTATCAGTCCCCTAGTAACAAATAGATATTCTGccggacaaacgaacaacgaataaCGATACACAAACGTACACACACAACAAACGTTCGAATCGGCAGATACTCGACGCTGGATTACGAGATGCTGGCAAAGCTGAACGCGAGGAAGCAGCTACAGGACAGGTACCATCCGTCGCCGATTTACGCCTTCAAAAACAAAGAGCCGTCGAGCGGCGGCAAGGAGAGTCCCCGGCCAGTCGAATCGGGCCGGCCGATTGGTCCCGCGAACGGCCCTCCGAGCGGACCACCCAGCGGCCCCGCGTCCTCGAACGGCTTCGATTTCACGAAGCAGCAGCCGTTCGCGGACGCTTACGACTACAAACCGTCGGAGGATTTCCTAAACGACAAACCGGCGATCCCGAAGCCGTCCGGGTATCTCGGCGATAAACCCGCGCCGAGGCCGGCGGCGGACTATCTCGCGGACAAGCCCGTCTCGATGCCGCTGTCCGTCGCCGATTACTCGGACTACGAAATCAGCGACAAGGTAACAAAATTCTCCGCAGACGGGGCCCTCCATTAGGGCCCGAAATTTTCACCCCGGCTCGCGTTCGCCGAAAGGCCGCGCGCGATTATTCCCGCACACCAGATCGAATGCGCGTAGTTTATTTGACGCAACAAAACCTCCGCGCCGAAGCTTTAGAATTACCATAACGATTACTAGAAGCCGGCTGATGCTtatgcaaattttattttatttctttttgcgtttgttttatattttatttgattttatttgattttattcgattttatttctTGCCCGGTTCGCGTCGAAGCGAACAACACGCTGACTTAGGGTTTTATCCTGTAATTTACGATGCCAGCGACAAGTAATCGTTGCTAATCGGTTCGTTCATAGAAAATGCGAGGCCGGCGTACGTTAATCTTGCTTTCGAGCAGGTCCGACGATGCGCGCGCGATTCGAGATCGAGGGATGATCGCTGATAtttcgatatttttctcggaaacGAACGCGTTCGCTCGACgacgattattcgaatgaaattgagaATCCTCTGTGATCCGTGCTAGGTAGAATAAGCTTCGCCGGAGAATCCTAATCTCTGCTGCTTATTTATGTCGAACTATCGACTATCGCGCCGATTTCAACGGGAGAACATTCGGCAGATAAATTAACCGGTTGGCTGCGgcgtgtatactcgtcgagcacagagagagggagagagagagatttattTTATGtgataaaattatttcgatgaaattaacaattttctaGTTGGCGGAATTGACAATGTTATTACTGATATTTAGCTATtcgatttatattaatatatatgtacTGTGCATGTAACGAACGAAAAACGCGGGACGAATCGAATGCTTGTAAAAGTAATTTCTCGAAGAAATTTTACGTGAAatgtagatttttttttaacgagAACGAAAGTGTAAATGTCTTTTAGTTTTCTTACAATTAAAGttaaatttaaagttaaattaaagaaaaatttagTTTTCTTAAAATAGATTGGAGaaaaattggtcaactttgatcGGCGACAACTCGGCGAGAAATCTTCGCAGGATTATCATCTTTATCtcgaattaaagcttgaaacctgtACTTTAAAATAGTCTTATCGGATTTCAGATTCGATGCACTCTCGCCATTATAATCCCTTTAAATGCGACGCCATGTTTGTCACATTGAAAATTGCTAAGTTCGACGAAACGCACGGACTTTGACAAAATGCACGGACTTTGACAAATTTTATTCCGGGATGCCGTTTGCAGTAGTATAAACTTCGATTCTTCCtcatcaatttaaaaaaaaagaaactcgcctgcgatttttttttgcaaagttacagcacttcgaaGCGACCCATGCACATTCGTCGATGACTCCGCCAAAAGTCATCGTAGGGTGACGATGCAAGGGTTGCTTCAAAGTCCTGTAACTTCGCGTAAAAAAATTATAGCCGCGTTTCTCAAATTGAAGCGGAATGAACGAACTTTATTCTCCCGCGAACGCTATCCTAGGAAAAAATTTTCCAGAGCTCGTGCATTTCGacgaacttggcaattttcgacgcgacaaacatggcctcgcatttgaaTAGTTACAGCGTCGAGGATGCGTCGAACATAAAATCGGGAAAGGGTATTtaaaagtagaggtttcgagctgtaatttaagaaaaaagtcatcgtcctacgatgatttttcgcggagttatcgtcggacAAAGTTGCATCGTTTCTAGCCATAATTCTTTTCGTCGCTGTATCGTTCGCttctttatcgatttatttcgatCTCCAATTTAACCGGTTCAGTTTAAAAGTCGTCAAGTCATTGACGTAGCTCTGAcagagaaaagtaaatattcaagttaaagaataataggcgCAGCTTCGCCTTCTTCGGCGAATATTATTTACAATCGTGCCTCGTcgtctcaaattgtccattcaagttgcgcgtcaattaggcagaatttactgtaatttctattgtttttttattcgaaatttaatttgttcatttgaattTTCTGTTTTTAATTTGAAATGATCGAAATTTCGAACGATTCGTTTTCAGCCAGCAGATTCGTACAAGCCGGACTCGTACAAGCCGGACTCGTACAAACCGGACTCGTACAAGCCAGATTCGCACAAACCGGACTCGTACAAGCCAGATTCGTACAAACCGGACTCGTACAAGCCAGATTCGCACAAACCGGACTCGTACAAGCCAGATTCGTACAAACCGGACTCGTACAAGCCAGATTCATACAAACCAGACTCGTACAAACCGGATTCGTACAAGCCAGACCCATTCGGCTCGCACGACGATCCCGATTATCCCGATTTTCCGGTGGGATCCTCTTATCCCAGCGATCCGCCGCCGAAACCGATCGAGTATTCCGCTCCCCTAGATCATCCTCCGTACGACGGCCACTCGTacgatcacgatcacgatcacgatcACGATTTCCATCACGAGCTGATCTACGATCACATACCGGAGTACCATCACGAGCACACCGAGAAGCCGGAAATGAACGATCAGAGGCTCGACAAGAGGCCGTACTCGTACTATTTCATCGGGAAGAAGCTCTGGTATGTTCCGCTGTACTTCAGCATCTACTTCATCATTTACATCGCCGCTCTGGTATTGAAGAGCATCGCCAGGCACAAGATCGCGTTCCCGGCTCACCTGGCGGAAGCCGTCGAGCACGGCAGAACGTACGCGGACGTCAGCTGGTGGGACTTGGCCGGGAGAGCGTTGGAGGGGGTCGAGAGCTTCGCGGAGAAGTTCGGAAAGGGTTCTTAGAATCCTTCGGGGACTCAAGGGGCCTCGAGGGGCCCGTCGGTGAACCGTATAGCCGCCATCGTTGCTCGGCAGAATTTTTCGATCGAGTTCGAGGAGATCGTCGggggtgtacagtaatgtctccctaactgacgcacagattgcgcagaaaaatggacaatttgggaagaggatatacgattgttcgagccttgcggtttatttttatagttataaattgtccacaattataaaaacgagccacgaggctcgaataatcgtatctcctcttcccaaatgatccaatttagtggacaatctgagcgtcagtaagggagacattactgtagccgtCAGCGTTGCTCGGCAGAATTTTTCGATCGAGTTCGAGGAGATCGTCGgggttgtacagtaatgtctccctaactgtcgcacagattgcgcagaaaaatggacaatttgggaagaggagatacgattgttcgagccttgcggtttatttttatagttataaattgtccacaattataaaaacgagccacgaggctcgaataatcgtatctcctcttcccaaatgatccaatttagtggacaaactgagcgtcagtaagggagacattactgtagccgtCAGCGTTGCTCGGTAGAATTTTTCGATCGAGTTCGAGGAGATCGTCGggggtgtacagtaatgtctccctaactgacgcacagattgcgcagaaaaatggacaatttcgggagagcagatgcgattgttcgagcctcgcagctcgtttttatggttgttgacaattcgtaccaTAGATTGGAGAACACGCAAGGGTTActataaactgctgtaactttgcgagaaaaaatcgcagccgagtttcttttttatcaaattaaaggggaaagatcgaacttcgttctgccgtgaacggcatctcggagaaaaattgtccaaagtccgtgcgattcgtcgaactcgacgatACGACGTATGACGTTCGACggacatggcctcgcatttaaagggttacagtggcgtGGATGCGTGGAACTTAATATCCAGGCACGCTGTCCGATAgcagaggtttcgagctttaatttaaaaaaagagtcatcgtccgaaggtgatttttcgcggagttatcgtcgctcgaagttgtgctctgttagaactcgatatttcgcttccaagtacagtaatgtctgcctaactgacgctcagattgtgcacaaaaatggacaatttggggagaggagacacgattattcgatccttacggttcgtttttatagttgttgacggtTTGTAActaaaaatgaatcgcaaggctcgaatatcaAAGGTAtctcttctccccaaattgtccattttcgtggacaatctaagcgtcaattagagagacattactgtactcgcgaAATCGAGCGTGCGTTAGAATATATTCTAACATTATATGTTGTATTTAAGATGAAATatctctcgaattgtccattttcgtgtacaagtaGAGCGTCGATCGGAGAGATTTCGCTAACGTAACGTTTTTTTTAAAGCTGGATGAAgcgacttgaattctttttagaggATGTTAGACGATTCTAAAATGTTAGACGATAACTAAAACgcctttttttcctttttttttaattttgttattacttggggCGACAAAAGGAAATAAAGAATTCTCGATCTTAATTGATACGACGCGATTTATATGGACTAACTGTGTACGATCGATAACTGTGCGCTTTGTATGTGTAAATATGATTATGTTTAAGCTTTGTACATACTCTCGTGacaataaataattatgttaatgttaaattatacgaactgaataaatgaataaataaatgaataaataaataaccaaaaataaaattaaataaataacataaaCTGAATAACACGATTCGTTTATGAATTAAGGTATTCCTGTGAACATAAAAGATGATTTAATAAGAAAAAAGTAccgaacaattattattattattattattattattaaggctCTGCAGTTTTAGTCGTCGAAAGGATCAGATTTTTCTACAATTATCTAAATCCGAGTTCAATTTTATAGTCAAGATACacagatttttattttattcactgTTTACGCTGATTTAACCCGTTCAGCGTCGAAAGCGGTGCcagaaatttctgaaaaaaaatataatactgCTCCCattttatttcttgttattatttataaacaaaattggagCAATACACGATATACTTTGTTCCTATTCGTTTTTCTCATGCGCGCATGCTTATAGAAAGCTTCCATTATTCGACAATTTATCGAACACAGAAAAATCTAATAATCAGTAGAAATTCTTTACGAAAATAGCGTAGCAGTTTTCAACGTCGCCTCGGTGTCGCcgctcgagtgtaaagggttaagaaGCCCGGCCATCAGAACGGACTCCGTCGTCGGAACAATGTCGCGTCCGTGAATTCCTGTTGAAACGGGCGTATTCGGTTATGGCCGGTTCTTACCGTCGCCGGGGGAAGTCACGGTGCAGCTTTTTGGGGACGGATAACGAGCCGGAATTTGTCAGTATCGGCAGAATTGAAAGAATTACAGGAAACGGGGCGAGAATCTCTGATGGTCCCGCATTCCGATTGACCAATTACGCGGCGGCAATCCGCCCGGGCAACCCgtcgtgtatatatatatatatatatatatatatatatatatacacatgcCCCGTTTTCTTTTCTTGGTTACCGATATATCCGCACGGTGTTTCGCTTCTGTATGTACCGCGAATACAAAGTGTCTCATCATATTACACTTTCCCGTGTTGTTCCCTAGGTGCATAATGCATTTCATGCATAAGAATTCGCCGGCGATCCGCGATCGGGATCAGCCCTCACCGGACACATGGTCCTCGCGATTCTTCTGATTTATTAGCGCTTCTAGGCTCTCTTCGTGGCTCCCGTTccctttatttattcaattatttatttagttacttTTAGTTATTCAGTTGTTTTAGTTTTCTTAGTTCTATGTTAGTTGTATtagttatattaattttgtGTTAGCTATATTAGGTTTATATTAGTTATCTTAGTTATTATTAGCTTTATATTAGTTGTAttagttttatattattatagttttaCGTTAGTTATATTAGTTTTATATTAGTTATCttagttatattatagtttacattattataaatataacttATTATAGTTTTACATTAGTTATATTAGTTTTATATTAGTTATCTTAGTTATATTAGCTTTATATTAGTTATCTTAATTATAATAGTTTTATATTAGTTATCTTAGTtatattagctttaaattagtTATCTTAGTTATATTAGCTTTATATTACTTATCTTAGTTATATTAGTTTTACATTACTTATCTTAGTTATATTAGTTTTATATTAGTTATCTTAGTTATATTAGTTACCTTAGTTCTATTAGTTCTACATTagctttatattaattatattagttttatattaattatattagctTTATATTAGTTATCTTAGTTATATTAGTTTTATATTAGTAATACCAGTAACGTTAGTAACATTTGTAatattagttatttagttatttacttatttacttatctaaataactaattaaaattaaataactaattatttacttatttagttatttacttatttacttatttagttatttagttatttacttatttacttatttagttatttacttCTTTAGTTATTTACTTCTTtagttatttacttatttagttatttacttGTTtagttatttacttatttagttatttaccTATTTAGTTATTTACTTAGTTGTTTCGCAACAGAACCAAAAAATGTTACAACTATTTTACAACAATTATACTTCGCAGCGTTCCAACTATAATATTCCATTCTATAATTCCGAGATAATTTTATCAATCTAAACCATAATTTCTTCGACGACCAGAAACGTGTCATTCTGTAACGATTCgactaaaaaaaagaaaaaactcaGCATACTCCGAGAGCTCCCGCGATCGACGAAAGGTCACCGTAAAATTCCATTTTCGACTTCCGGTTTCGGGACACCCGTCGCTATGCCTCCGGGGTTGTTTGAACGGGGCCGTTCGCCTTCTCGATTGTCCTTTATCCCGGCCAATTTGACCGTTTAGCTTTTAGCGTTCCCGGTGCAACGAAACGGCCGTTTAAACCGGCCAAAATGATGGAAAGTTTTGCGGGGGCCGCGGAACCGACGCGACCCGCGCCGTAGGAACTTTTGTTGCCGATGAATCGCAAACAAGAGACGCGCCAGAGGAGgccaaatattgggttggcaactaagtaattgccgatttcagttatagatgtctctcactcccatttttatgttatattataaatgtaatatataaataataatataaataaatattatattatatatttatatataatatataatatataaataataatataaataaatattatattatatatttatatataatatataatatataaataataatataaataatataataaatatatattatataatgttttatatatatattataaatgttatatatttatatataatatataatatataaataataatataaataatataataaatatatattataaatgttatattataaaattattattattattattattattatgctattttttattatccgtgaatattagcaactggacaaattgaatgcagcggtcaaggaaaagcgaccagaattgttttatattaggtgccattttccagcaggacaatgctaggccgcacacgtctttgtccactcggcaaaaattgatggatattggttgggaatcgatgttacacccaccatatagtcctgatctcgcgccatcggattaccacttatttcgatccctggacaactcccttcgtggtaaaacttttaacgatgatgacgctgtaaaatctcacttaactcagtttttggccgaaaaggatcagactttctacgagcgtggaattttcaagttgtcagagagatggcaaaaggtcgtcgaacaaagtggaaaatacattacagattaaacatCGTTCCgagtaaaaaagaaatttttatttcattgaacaaatcggcaattacttagttgccaacccaatagaaaaaAACAACGAGCATATCTCAACCTGGTTTCGCCGAATGTACATCCTCCTACGGTATTAGGCGAGGCGATTAGCGTGTCCTTAAGCAAGTACCGTTGAAACAATACTCTAAACCGGCGTTAATTGCGACACACGTTTCTCGCTCGATGCAAGTTCAGTTAGAAACAgggctcggctcggcttggcTGCCGGTTTCGCTCGTTGCATTAGGCGGGCTCGCACCCATCGTCTTTTCCGGCGTGTCGTCGCGGCGACACGTGCACCTAAAGCGCATCCTTTTACGTATTTAGCAGCGTTATGGTATCGATTAACTCTCGTCCGCTTTCCTCGGACACCGCTATTTACGAACAAAGACGAAGACGTTTCTATCGACATCGTCGAGCATGTACGAGATTTCGAAGCATTTTTTTTGTTATTGTCAAGGTTTTCAATTCAGTGGGCATGATTTACTATAGGCCGTTGAACTCGTCTCGATGCGAGCAACAATATCATGCTGTAACGATGGCGTAATTTTAGATTCGTTGTATTGtacaaattattgtatttcatttgggtttaatttattgcattttattgtattacattttattttatttgagttcaatttattgcattttattgtattacattttatttgatttcagtttaatttattgcattttattgtattacattttattttatttgagttcaatttattgcattttattgtattacattttattttatttgagttcaatttattgcattttattgtattacattttatttgatttcagtttaatttattgcattttattgtattacattttattttatttgagttcaatttattgcattttattgtattacattttatttgatttcagtttaatttattgcattttattgtattacattttattttatttgagttcaatttattgcattttattgtattacattttattttattttcttcgtttTACTATTTATTCCcttctgttttattttattttcttcttttattgtttattctcttccattttattttattttcttgctgTATTTTTTATTCTCTTCCATATTACTTTcttgtttcattttttattctattccactttattttattttcttcttttattttcttattctatttaatttcattttgttattttcttgttttattgtttattctgttccatattattttattttatttgcttGCTTCACGTTTTATTTTCTtccatttcattttattttcttccattttattttgttgtcttgttttatttttcattctattccgttctattctattttcctgttttatttttcattctatTCGATTTTATTTACTTGTTTTATTGTGTACtctattccattttatttgtattatatattttcgttttattttttaccatcttccattttattttattctctcgttttattttatattccattttatatcattttatgtCTTTGTTCTATTGTTTATACTCTTCCATTTTATCTCATtttcttctttcatttttttattctcctccattttatttcattttctcgtCTTACTTT
The window above is part of the Megalopta genalis isolate 19385.01 chromosome 2, iyMegGena1_principal, whole genome shotgun sequence genome. Proteins encoded here:
- the LOC117223457 gene encoding uncharacterized protein LOC117223457; translated protein: MMRILISLVLANLSVVASVLPEVTSYAKVSRNGQQQTDLGNDRTPWITRIITGGNETENEGRSVKHITITASPVYVAPKGPKLHKGEAVDYSSGSRYSTLDYEMLAKLNARKQLQDRYHPSPIYAFKNKEPSSGGKESPRPVESGRPIGPANGPPSGPPSGPASSNGFDFTKQQPFADAYDYKPSEDFLNDKPAIPKPSGYLGDKPAPRPAADYLADKPVSMPLSVADYSDYEISDKPADSYKPDSYKPDSYKPDSYKPDSHKPDSYKPDSYKPDSYKPDSHKPDSYKPDSYKPDSYKPDSYKPDSYKPDSYKPDPFGSHDDPDYPDFPVGSSYPSDPPPKPIEYSAPLDHPPYDGHSYDHDHDHDHDFHHELIYDHIPEYHHEHTEKPEMNDQRLDKRPYSYYFIGKKLWYVPLYFSIYFIIYIAALVLKSIARHKIAFPAHLAEAVEHGRTYADVSWWDLAGRALEGVESFAEKFGKGS